The genomic stretch CGACGCAGCTCCTCGGTGTTCTCCGCGAGCTGGTCCAACCAACTCACCAGGCGCCTCCCACTGGTGCCGCGCGTCCTGCGCCGACCCGGCCGATCGGCGCCGCACGTGACGCTTGAAGATTATGCCGTGGAAACGGACTCCGAAGACACCTCCCGGCCATCGCTGAGCCGAGCCATCGCCTCGGCGGTCGTCGATCTCTCGGCGGCCGGGGTGGCTTCGCCCCGGGTCGACGCCGAGTTGCTCGCCGCACACGTGCTGGGCGTCTCACGTGGGCGCTTGCTGCTGGTCGACTCGCTGCGGCCCGAGGAGCTGACGCGTTTCGCCGCCCTCGTGGCCGAGCGGGCGAAGCGGCTCCCGCTGCAGCATCTGCTCGGCACGGCCGCGTTCCGGCATCTCGAACTTCAGGTCGGTGACGGTGTCTTCGTCCCACGACCCGAGACGGAACTTCTCGCGGGCTGGGGCGTCGAGCACACCGCGCCCGGGGCGACGGTGGTCGATCTGTGCAGCGGCACCGGAGCGATCGCGCTCGCGGTGGCCGACGAGGCCGCGCCGGGCCGTGTCGTCGCGGTCGAACGGTCGCCGGCGGCGCTGACCTACCTGCGCCGCAATGCCGAGACGTTCGGAGTGGTCGAGGTCGTCGAGGCCGATGTGACCGATCCGGGCATCCTGGGCGACCTGCGCGGCGCGGTGGACGTGCTGCTGTGCAACCCGCCGTACGTGCCGGCGGCCACCCCGGTGCCGCCCGAGGTCGCCCTCGACCCGGCCGAGGCGGTGTTCGGCGGGGACGACGGGCTGACCGTGATCCGTCCCGTTGTCGCGCTCGCCGCGGCGCTGCTGCGCCCGGGCGGCGTGGTCGGCATCGAGCACGACGACGTGCACGGCCGGGCGGTGCCGGAGCTGCTGCGGGCCGACGGCCGGTTCACCGAGGTGACCGCCCACGAAGACCTGAGCGGGCGACCCAGGTTCGCGACGGCAAGGCGGGCCTGATCGATGCCCGGCAGCGCATGGCAGACTGCACGGTGTGATGCTCTACGACTGCCGTACCACCGCGGACCGTGATCGCGGCATCGCCGCCGCCGTCGAGGCGGTCAAGAACGGTGAGCTGGTCGTCATGCCGACCGACACGGTCTACGGGGTCGGGGCGGACGCGTTCACCCCGCACGCGATCACCTCGTTGCACCACGCGCGCGGCGTCACCAACAAGGTCCCGCCGCCCGTGCTGGTCGGGTCCCGGCACACCCTCGACGGCCTGGTCTATTCGCTGCCCAAGGCGGCGCGCGAGCTGGCCGACGCGTTCTGGCCCGGCGCGCTGACCCTGTACGTGGAGCATTCGCCCAGCCTGCAGTGGGATCTCGGGGACACCGGCGGCCGTGTCGCGGTGCGCATGCCGCTGCACCCGGTGGCCCTCGAGGTGCTGCGGGCGGTCGGCCCGATGGCGGTCACCACGGCCAACAAGGTGGGCCAGCCGGCGCCGCTCACCGCCGAGGCCGCGCGCGAGCAGCTGGAGTACGGGGTTCGCTGCTATCTCGAGGCCGGTGAGGCGCACGACCCGGCGCCGAGCACGGTGGTCGACGTGACCGGCGAGGTGCCGCAGGTGCTGCGGGCCGGCGCGATCCCGCTCGGGAAGCTGCGTGACGTCGTGCCCGACATCATCCCCCTCGATGAAGTTGGGTTCTCCGCGCCGTCAGGCGCCGGCAAGAGCTCAGCGGAGGACTGAGGTGGCCGCCTTCACCGTCCTGCACGTCTGCATGGGCAACATCTGCCGTTCCCCGATGGCCGAGCGCCTGCTGGCCCGCGCCGTCCGCGACCGCGCCGGCGAGCCGGGCGACCAGCTGGTGCACAGCGTGAGCGCCGGCACCGGTGGCTGGCACGAGGGTGAGGAGATGAACCCGCCCGCCGCCCGCCAGGTCCGGGCACGCGGCGGCTCCGACGACGGTTTCGAGGCCCGCAAGCTGCGCGGCGACTTCATCGACGAGGCCGACCTGATCCTCACCGCGACCGCCGACCAGTACGACTACGTGGTCGCGCTGCGCCCCGACGCGGCCGCCCGTACGTTCGTCACCGGCGAGTTCGGCCGGCTGCTGGGCGCGGTCGACGCGAGCGCGCTGCCGCCGGCCGAGCCGGAGCCCGGTTCCGTGCGCGCCCGCGGGGTCGCCATCGTCGAGGCGGTGCATGTGCTGCGCGGCGACGACGGCCCGCGGCCCTCCGACGACCTCGACGACCCGTGGGGTCGTGGCGACCAGACGTTCCAGCGCATCGGCGACGAGATCGAGGACACGACGGTCCCGTTCGCCAAGCTTCTGCTGCCGTGAGGGTCGTCAAACCGGACGCCGAGGGGCTGCGCCGCGCCGTCGAGGTGCTGCGGGCCGAGTCGGTCGTCGCCTTCCCCACCGAGACCGTCTACGGGCTGGGCGCGAACGCGTTCTCCGCGAAGGCGGTCGGCGAGATCTACCGGCTGAAGAACCGGCCCTCCTGGAACCCGCTGATCGTGCACGTGGCCAACGTCGAGGCCGCCCGGGCGCTGGCCGAGACGTGGCCCGGCCTGGCCAACGAGCTGGCGGCGCAGTTCTGGCCGGGGCCCCTGACGCTGGTGCTGCCGCGGGCCCGGCACCTGGCCGGCGTGGGCGCGAGCAACGACACCATCGCCATCCGGATCCCGGCCCACGAGGTGGCGCTCCAACTGCTGGAGGCGTCCGGCTTGCCGCTCGCCGCGCCCAGCGCCAACCGCTCCGAGGGCATTTCGCCGACCACCGCCGACCACGTGTTGCGCAGCCTGCCCGACGTGCCGCTGGTGCTCGACGGGGGGCCGGCGTCGTGGGGCATCGAGTCGACGGTCGTGGACGTCACCGGTGAGACGGCCCGGTTGCTCCGGCCGGGCGCGCTGCCGTTGCGGGAGATCCGTGAGGCGGTCGGCTCGATCCTGCTGCCCGACGAGGGCCCGGCCGACGGTGCTGCCCGCTCGTCGCCCGGCATGAGCCGCCGTCACTACGCGCCCCGAGCCGCCTTGGTGCTGGTCAAAGAGGTCGACCAGACCGGTCTGTCCGACTCGGTGGGAGTGCTGACTTACGAGGGCTTCAGCGGCACGGAGGTCCTTTCGGCCGACCCGCGTGAATACGCCGCCGACCTGTACGCCGCTCTGCACCGCCTGGACGACGCCGGGGTGGCGACGATCCTGGTGCAGGAGCCGCCGGACACCGAGGACTGGCTGGCCGTCCGTGACCGCCTGAGCCGGGCGGCCGCTAAGTAACGCGTTCGGCGCCCTGGGCGATGTTGTTCACCATGCCCTTGAAGATGAAGCCGTGGAACGGCACCACCGCCGCCCAGTAGGCGTGCCCGGCCAGCCCCCGCGGCAGGAAGACGGCCCGCTGGCGGTAGACGCTGCCGCCGTCGCCGTCGGGCAGGGCGCGCATCTCGAGCCACGCCCGTCCCGGCACGCGCATCTCGGCCCGCAACCGCAGCAGCTTGCCCGGCTCCAGCTCCTCCACCCGCCACCAGTCGAGCGCCTCGCCCACCCGCAGCCGGTCCCGGTCGCGGCGGCCCCGGCGCAGCCCCACCCCGCCGGCCAGCCGGTCCATCCACCCCCGTACGGACCAGGCCAGGGGGAACGAGTACCAGCCGTTCTCGCCGCCGACGCCCTCGATGACCCGCCACAGCGCCTCGGGCGGGGCCTTCACCACGCGGGAGCGCTCGTCGACGTAGATGCTGCCGCCGGACCAATCCGGGTCGCTCGGCAGCGGCTCGGCCGCCCAGTCCCGGCCGGCCGCATTGGACCAGCGGGTCTCCACGTTGGCGTCGCGGACCTTGCCCAGCGCGACCCGTACGGCCTGCTCGAAGCCGAGCGGCTCCCCGGGGGCGTGCTCGCGGATGTCGTTCTCGTGGGCCACGGCCTCGTGCACCAGGCTGGCCACCAGCGGGCGGGCGATCGAGTTGGGCACCGGGGTGACGACGCCGACCCAGTGGGCCGACAGCCACGGGCTGAGCGGCCGCAGCGGCACGATCACGCGCCGGCGCAGCCCGGCCACCCGGGCGTAGCCCTGCATCATCTGGCCGTACGTGAGAACGTCCTTGCCCCCGATGTCGAACCCGCGGTTGACCTCGGGCGGGAGCGTGGCCGCGGCGATCAGGTAGCGCAGCACGTCGCGGACGGCGACGGGCTGGATCCGGTTGCGGACCCAGCGCGGGGTGACCATCAGCGGCAGGCGTTCGGTCAGGTGGCGCAGCATCTCGAACGACGCCGACCCCGAACCGATGATCACCGGGGCCCGCAGCACCGCCGTGGGCACGCCGCTGCCGAGCAGGATCCGGGCCACCTCGGCCCGGGAACGCAGGTGCGGCGAGGGCTTGTCCTCCGGCGGCGGCTCGGGACCGCCGAGATAGACGATGCGGGAGACGCCGGCCGCTTTCGCCGCGGTGGCGAAGTTCTCGGCCGCCTCCCGGTCCAGCCTCTCGAAGTCGGCCCGGCCCAGCGAGTGGACCAGGAAGTACGCCACGTCGACGCCGTCCAGCGCGGCCGGCAGCGTCTCGGGCCGGTTGAGATCGCCCTCGGCCACCTCGACGCTGTCCGCCCACGGCACGTCCCGCAGCCGGGCGGCGCTGCGGGTCAGGCACCGCACCTCGTGCCCGGACTCCAGCAGGCGCGGGCCCAGGCGCCCGCCGATGTATCCCGTCGCACCCGTTACCAAGCACCGCATAAACCCAACTGTGCCCTCGAAGAGGCCTGGACAAGCCATATGCTCGAAATCGGCAGCGCTGCCTGCTCGCGGGGAGGGCACGTGGAGACCTTTTGGGGGCCGGATTTCGCCGCGCTCGAGGCGGGCGATCCGGAGATCGCGGGTGTCCTGCTGGCCGAGGTCGAGCGGCAGCGCACCGGGCTGCAGCTGATCGCCAGCGAGAACTTCACCTCCCCGGCGGTGCTGGCCGCGCTGGGTTCGACGCTGGCAGACAAGTACGCCGAGGGTTATCCGGGCGAGCGCTACTACGGCGGTTGCGCCGAGGTCGACAAGGCCGAGCGGCTGGCCGTCGAGCGGGCCGAGGAGCTGTTCGGCGCCGAGCACGCCAACGTGCAGCCGCACTCGGGAGCGGCGGCCAACCTGGCGGCGTACGCGGCCCTGGCCGAACCGGGCGATCCGGTGCTGGCCATGGAGCTGGCGCACGGGGGGCATCTGACCCACGGCAGCCGGGTCAACTTCAGCGGCAAGTGGTTCCACCCGATCGCCTACCGTGTCCACCCGGACACCGAGGAGATCGACTACGACGAGGTACGCGACCTCGCGCTGGCCCATCGACCCAAGATGATCATCTGCGGCGCCACGGCGTACCCCCGGCTGATCGACTTCGCCCGGTTCCGCGAGATCGCCGACGATGCCGGGGCCTATCTGGTGGTCGACGCCGCGCACTTCATCGGGCTGGTGGCCGGGCGGGCCGCCCCGTCCCCGGTGCCGCACGCCGACGTGGTCACCTGCACCACTCACAAGGTTCTGCGCGGCCCCCGCGGCGGCATGATCCTGTGCCGGGCCGAGCTGGCCCAGCGGATCGACAAGGCGGTCTACCCGTTCGTTCAGGGCGGGCCGATGATGCATGCCGTCGCGGCCAAGGCGGTGGCCCTGCGCGAGGCGTCGCTGCCGGGTTTCCGCACGTACGCCCGGCAGGTCGTCAAGAACGCCCAGGCGCTGGCCGCGGGCCTGGCCGCCGAGGGGATGCGCCTGGTCGCCGGTGGCACCGACACCCACCTGGCGCTGGCCGACCTGCGCGGGCTCGGGGTCTCCGGCCGGGATGCCGAGACCCGGTGCGCGCTGGCCCGCATCACGCTGAACAAGAACGCCATCCCGTACGATCCGGAGCGACCCGCGGTGGCCTCGGGCATCCGGGTGGGCACGCCGAGCGTGACCACCCAGGGGATGCGCGAGGGCGAGATGCGGCAGATCGCCGGCCTGATCGGCGTGGCCGTGCGCAGCGATCCGGATACCGTGGGCGGGGCGTCCCGTCTCGCTGACGCCGCAGACGAGGTCGCCGACCTGGTGCGACGTTTCCCGGCCCACGGGCGGCAGGAGGTTATGGCGTGACCGACTGCATCGGACTGAGCGAAGTGGTCGTGGGGCCCGGAGGGCATGCCTTGGAGGCGCGAGCTTGAGTACCGAGATCGACGAGTACGAGCTGGAGCGGCAGCGGGCGCTGGAGTTCCAGCAGCGGCGTGCGGCCGAGGACGAGGACGACGACCGGCCGCTTCCCGACCTGCCCCCGCTGCCCGCCGACCCGCGCTGGCGCGTGGCCCACCTGCCGTTCCTGACCATCGTCTCGTTCGCGCTGATCCTGTGTGCCGCCTCTGCCGGGTTCTTCGCGGGCGGCACGACAGCGGCGCTCGGCGCCTCGCTGGGCGTGGTCATCGTCACGATCAGCTACACGATGTCCACCCTGATCATCGCGTGGGCCGACACCGTACGCCCGGCCCTGCTGATGCCGTTGGCCCTGCTCACGTACGTGCTGAAGTACAGCGTGCTCGGCGTCGTGCTGGCCTACGGGGTGGAGAGCGCCTGGGCCGGCAAGGACGCGCTCGGCTGGGGCATCGTCGCGGGCGTGATCGTGTGGACCGGCGTCCAGGCGTGGTGGTTCCACCGGGTGAGTCGCCCGAAGTGATCTTCTAACCGTCGTTTCGCCTCGTCAGCGCCCCAATCGTGGTTTGTTGACCACGAAACGGTGACGTGACCGGTTGTGTGATGTCGGGCGATGGCGAAGGGGGAGTACCGTGTCGCTTCAGTTGCGAGACTCCTAACGCCTGGACAACTGCGGTTGTGCGGGGGGTCCCGCTTAGCCTCGTGTTTCCTGCTGATATCGTTCGGGCCGTCATGACCGGTCAAGAACCTCCCACCAAACCCAGCGGTGACGACGACCAGCCCCCACCCGACACGGGCATGGGAATGACGGCCGTCGCTTATCTCATCTCCGGCATGGTGGTGTGGGGAGCGATCGGTTTGCTGGTCGACCACTGGGTCGGGACCAAGGGCATATTCGCCGGTATCGGTGCTGTCGTTGGTATCGGCGGCGGTGTCTACCTCATTGTGCGCCGTCTCGGCGCCTGACAGGAAAGGGCTACGGTGATCGGTCAGTCGATCGTCCTCGCAGCGGAAGTTCCGTTCCCGCCGAGTGTCGAGGACTTCTACCTGCCCAGCATCCTGCCTTGGGGAGAGCACAACTCGTACTGGTTCACCAAGATCACGGCGCTGCTGTGGATCACGGTGGCCGCCATCATCATCTTCTTCCTGGCCACGTACCGGAAGCCGCAGCTCGTCCCGACCAAGAAGCAGTGGCTCGCCGAGAGCATCTACGGCTTCGTGCGCAACAACATCGCGGTCGACATGCTGGGCAAGCGGGGCGTCAACTTCGCTCCGTATCTGACCACGCTGTTCGTCTTCATTCTGCTGATGAACTTCTGGGCCATCGTGCCCTTCGCGCAGATCTCGCCGAACTCGCACATCGCGTTCCCGGCCATTCTCGCGGTCATCAGCTACGTGATGTTCATCTACATCGGCATGAAGCACCACGGCGGGCTGAAGTACTTCAAGCACGCGCTCATTCCGCCCGCGCCGTGGTTCATTCTGCCGCTGCTGATCCCGATCGAGTTCTTCTCGACGTTCCTCGTGCGGCCCTTCTCGCTCGCCGTTCGTCTGTTCGCCAACATGTTCGCCGGCCACATGCTGCTGCTGGTGTTCACGCTGGGTGGCTTCGCGATGCTCAACGCCAACGTCTGGTTCGCGCCGTTCTCGGTCGTGTCCTGGGTGATGACGATCGCGCTGACCTTCCTGGAGTTCCTGGTCATCTGCCTCCAGGCCTACGTCTTCACGGTGCTCACCGCCAGCTACGTCCAGGGCGCGCTCGCCGACGAGCACTGAGATTGCCTAGCAACATCCGTAACACCCGTTGTCGTCCCGCGTGACAGACACGCGAGATACCAGGAGGAATTGCAATGGTTGACGTTATTGCCGCCGTCGGTGGTAGCACCGCCGCCATCGGCTACGGCCTCGCCGCCATCGGCCCCGGCATCGGTGTGGGTCTCGTCTTCTCGGCCTACATCCAGTCGACCGCCCGTCAGCCGGAGTCGTCGCGCCTCACCCTGCCGTACGTCTGGATCGGCTTCGCCGTCATCGAGGCGCTCGCCCTGCTGGGTATCGCGTTCGGCTTCATCTGGGCCGGCGAGTTCTAAGCCCCTTCCCGCGCAGCGGAGGTCTTTATGATCACCAAACTAGCGACTGACGTCACAACGCTGGCTGCTGAGGGCGCTACCGAGCACAACCCGATCATCCCGCTCTGGCAGGAGGTCGTCCTCGGCCTGATCGCCTTCTCGATCCTCTGCTTCGTGCTGATGAAGTTCGTCTTCCCCATGATGGAGAAGACCTTCGCGGCGCGGGTGGATGCGATCGAGGGTGGCATCAAGCGCGCCGAGGCTGCTCAGGCCGAGGCCAACCAGCTCCTCGAGCAGTACAAGGCCCAGTTGGCCGAGGCTCGCACCGAGGCCGCGCGCATCCGCGACGAGGCCCGGGCCGACGCCGAGGGCATCCGCCAGGACATCCTGGCCAAGGCCCGCGAGGAGTCGGACCGCATCATCGGCGCCGGCCAGGAGCAGCTCGCCGTGCAGCGCGAGAGCATCGTGCGTGAGCTGCGCTCCGAGGTCGGATCGCTCGCGGTCGACCTGGCCAGCAAGATCGTCGGCGAGAGCCTTGCCGACGAGGCCCGCAGCCGGGGCACCGTCGAGCGGTTCATCAACGAGCTCGGCACGGCCGGCTCGGCGGGCGGGCGGCGCTGATGGCGTCGACCGTCAGCCAGCAGGCCACGGCCGAGGCGAGCGCGAAGTTCGCCGCCGGCACCACCACGGCCACGAGCGCGCAGATCGCCTCGGCCGCCGACGAGATCCTGTCGGTGGCCGGTCTGCTGCGGGCTCAGCCCCGGCTCCGCCGGGCGCTGACCGACCCGTCGAGGTCCGCCGGCGACCGGGCCGGGCTGGTCCGATCGCTGCTGGCCGGCAAGGTCGCCGAGGTCGTGCTCGACACGGTGTCGGCCCTGGTGTCCGGCCGGTTCTCGCGGCCGTCCGAGCTGCTCGACGCCGTCGAGCGGCTGGGCGCCGACGCCGTGCTGGACGCCGCCCAGAAGGACGGCAAGCTGGCCGACGTCGAGGACGAGCTGTTCCGCTTCGGACAGATCGTCTCGGGCAACCCCCAGCTCGCCGTCACGCTGAGCGATGCCGGTGCGCCGGTCGAGCGCCGCGTTAAGCTGGTGACGGACTTGCTCAAGGGCAAGGCCCAGCCGGCCACGGTGCGGCTCGCCGAGATCGCTCTCGAGGGCTTCGGGGGCCGCGGCTTCGAGGCGTCGTTGACCCGGCTGGTCGAGCTGACCGCCGCGAAGCGTGACCGTGAGGTCGCGTACGTGACGGTCGCCAAGCCGCTCACCGACGCCGACGAGCAGGCGCTGGCTGCCAAGTTGTCCGACATCTACGGTCGATCGGTCTCCCTGAAGGTC from Paractinoplanes brasiliensis encodes the following:
- the prmC gene encoding peptide chain release factor N(5)-glutamine methyltransferase, with amino-acid sequence MASAVVDLSAAGVASPRVDAELLAAHVLGVSRGRLLLVDSLRPEELTRFAALVAERAKRLPLQHLLGTAAFRHLELQVGDGVFVPRPETELLAGWGVEHTAPGATVVDLCSGTGAIALAVADEAAPGRVVAVERSPAALTYLRRNAETFGVVEVVEADVTDPGILGDLRGAVDVLLCNPPYVPAATPVPPEVALDPAEAVFGGDDGLTVIRPVVALAAALLRPGGVVGIEHDDVHGRAVPELLRADGRFTEVTAHEDLSGRPRFATARRA
- a CDS encoding L-threonylcarbamoyladenylate synthase; its protein translation is MLYDCRTTADRDRGIAAAVEAVKNGELVVMPTDTVYGVGADAFTPHAITSLHHARGVTNKVPPPVLVGSRHTLDGLVYSLPKAARELADAFWPGALTLYVEHSPSLQWDLGDTGGRVAVRMPLHPVALEVLRAVGPMAVTTANKVGQPAPLTAEAAREQLEYGVRCYLEAGEAHDPAPSTVVDVTGEVPQVLRAGAIPLGKLRDVVPDIIPLDEVGFSAPSGAGKSSAED
- a CDS encoding arsenate reductase/protein-tyrosine-phosphatase family protein, which produces MAAFTVLHVCMGNICRSPMAERLLARAVRDRAGEPGDQLVHSVSAGTGGWHEGEEMNPPAARQVRARGGSDDGFEARKLRGDFIDEADLILTATADQYDYVVALRPDAAARTFVTGEFGRLLGAVDASALPPAEPEPGSVRARGVAIVEAVHVLRGDDGPRPSDDLDDPWGRGDQTFQRIGDEIEDTTVPFAKLLLP
- a CDS encoding L-threonylcarbamoyladenylate synthase encodes the protein MRVVKPDAEGLRRAVEVLRAESVVAFPTETVYGLGANAFSAKAVGEIYRLKNRPSWNPLIVHVANVEAARALAETWPGLANELAAQFWPGPLTLVLPRARHLAGVGASNDTIAIRIPAHEVALQLLEASGLPLAAPSANRSEGISPTTADHVLRSLPDVPLVLDGGPASWGIESTVVDVTGETARLLRPGALPLREIREAVGSILLPDEGPADGAARSSPGMSRRHYAPRAALVLVKEVDQTGLSDSVGVLTYEGFSGTEVLSADPREYAADLYAALHRLDDAGVATILVQEPPDTEDWLAVRDRLSRAAAK
- a CDS encoding SDR family oxidoreductase, which produces MRCLVTGATGYIGGRLGPRLLESGHEVRCLTRSAARLRDVPWADSVEVAEGDLNRPETLPAALDGVDVAYFLVHSLGRADFERLDREAAENFATAAKAAGVSRIVYLGGPEPPPEDKPSPHLRSRAEVARILLGSGVPTAVLRAPVIIGSGSASFEMLRHLTERLPLMVTPRWVRNRIQPVAVRDVLRYLIAAATLPPEVNRGFDIGGKDVLTYGQMMQGYARVAGLRRRVIVPLRPLSPWLSAHWVGVVTPVPNSIARPLVASLVHEAVAHENDIREHAPGEPLGFEQAVRVALGKVRDANVETRWSNAAGRDWAAEPLPSDPDWSGGSIYVDERSRVVKAPPEALWRVIEGVGGENGWYSFPLAWSVRGWMDRLAGGVGLRRGRRDRDRLRVGEALDWWRVEELEPGKLLRLRAEMRVPGRAWLEMRALPDGDGGSVYRQRAVFLPRGLAGHAYWAAVVPFHGFIFKGMVNNIAQGAERVT
- the glyA gene encoding serine hydroxymethyltransferase, producing the protein METFWGPDFAALEAGDPEIAGVLLAEVERQRTGLQLIASENFTSPAVLAALGSTLADKYAEGYPGERYYGGCAEVDKAERLAVERAEELFGAEHANVQPHSGAAANLAAYAALAEPGDPVLAMELAHGGHLTHGSRVNFSGKWFHPIAYRVHPDTEEIDYDEVRDLALAHRPKMIICGATAYPRLIDFARFREIADDAGAYLVVDAAHFIGLVAGRAAPSPVPHADVVTCTTHKVLRGPRGGMILCRAELAQRIDKAVYPFVQGGPMMHAVAAKAVALREASLPGFRTYARQVVKNAQALAAGLAAEGMRLVAGGTDTHLALADLRGLGVSGRDAETRCALARITLNKNAIPYDPERPAVASGIRVGTPSVTTQGMREGEMRQIAGLIGVAVRSDPDTVGGASRLADAADEVADLVRRFPAHGRQEVMA
- the atpB gene encoding F0F1 ATP synthase subunit A, which gives rise to MIGQSIVLAAEVPFPPSVEDFYLPSILPWGEHNSYWFTKITALLWITVAAIIIFFLATYRKPQLVPTKKQWLAESIYGFVRNNIAVDMLGKRGVNFAPYLTTLFVFILLMNFWAIVPFAQISPNSHIAFPAILAVISYVMFIYIGMKHHGGLKYFKHALIPPAPWFILPLLIPIEFFSTFLVRPFSLAVRLFANMFAGHMLLLVFTLGGFAMLNANVWFAPFSVVSWVMTIALTFLEFLVICLQAYVFTVLTASYVQGALADEH
- a CDS encoding ATP synthase F0 subunit C, which produces MVDVIAAVGGSTAAIGYGLAAIGPGIGVGLVFSAYIQSTARQPESSRLTLPYVWIGFAVIEALALLGIAFGFIWAGEF
- a CDS encoding F0F1 ATP synthase subunit B; translated protein: MITKLATDVTTLAAEGATEHNPIIPLWQEVVLGLIAFSILCFVLMKFVFPMMEKTFAARVDAIEGGIKRAEAAQAEANQLLEQYKAQLAEARTEAARIRDEARADAEGIRQDILAKAREESDRIIGAGQEQLAVQRESIVRELRSEVGSLAVDLASKIVGESLADEARSRGTVERFINELGTAGSAGGRR
- a CDS encoding F0F1 ATP synthase subunit delta — its product is MASTVSQQATAEASAKFAAGTTTATSAQIASAADEILSVAGLLRAQPRLRRALTDPSRSAGDRAGLVRSLLAGKVAEVVLDTVSALVSGRFSRPSELLDAVERLGADAVLDAAQKDGKLADVEDELFRFGQIVSGNPQLAVTLSDAGAPVERRVKLVTDLLKGKAQPATVRLAEIALEGFGGRGFEASLTRLVELTAAKRDREVAYVTVAKPLTDADEQALAAKLSDIYGRSVSLKVDVDPAIIGGVSVRVGSDLYDGTILRRLNSAKQAFAK